A stretch of DNA from Bacteroidales bacterium:
TAAGTTCTGTTCCGATATATCCGGCACCTCCGGTAACTAATATGTTCATCTGTAATTATTTTAATCTACTTTTTAATCACCAAATCGGTATTTAAACCACATTCGTTCTTTTTTAAACCTTTCCAACGCCCTGCACGCTCATCGTCTTCGAGTGAAATCTTTGCAGTACAAGGCTCACAGCCAATGCTTACATAACCTTTATCGTCAAGCGGATGACGTGGAAGATTATGCTCACGAATATACTGATAAACCATTTGTTTAGTCCAATCGAGCATAGGATGAAAACGTATAACATTGTGGGGTGCAAAATCTTCTTCGTATAACTCTGCTCTTACTTTACTCTGATCGGCTCGCACTCCATTTATCCACACATCGTAATCGGCTAAAATGGGATCTAACGGTTGAATTTTATTCAAATAACAACAATAGTCAGGATCGCTGGTAAAAAGCAAATTGCCTTTAGCATCACGCTGCAATAT
This window harbors:
- a CDS encoding phosphoadenylyl-sulfate reductase → MTFEEIERRIKLYKHQEKKLFATSSFQTQSVVLLHIISRIDHTIPIYFINTGYLFPETITYKDELVRLFNLRVIDLKPQVPKILQRDAKGNLLFTSDPDYCCYLNKIQPLDPILADYDVWINGVRADQSKVRAELYEEDFAPHNVIRFHPMLDWTKQMVYQYIREHNLPRHPLDDKGYVSIGCEPCTAKISLEDDERAGRWKGLKKNECGLNTDLVIKK